The Drosophila bipectinata strain 14024-0381.07 chromosome 2L, DbipHiC1v2, whole genome shotgun sequence genome has a segment encoding these proteins:
- the LOC108126703 gene encoding protein I'm not dead yet codes for MAEDYKPGTVPLEEQDNRKLFCKYHYKGVLVILIPLVLAPMFLAQPILVFRFLYLTFCFYLYYILNVIARGASAFIYITLIPICGIESSKPLSITYYGDLIFLVYACVIMGCAMDTSKVSDRLAIDMLKLCSGSIKRIQIFLTIFVLFTSAMVNPTLAAAFGMKVAQAALVELDKGGVIKLYSEEKPYEVGAKPYPTLPAVGVFLSCGYAAALGGMMSPFVNPNGVTADNYKGLDIIGLVMITAGPALIGVIAMIVWIQCIFFGMLGGKVKAELQEGSANRPAFNQALVEKKAALGSWNSHAKLTYGLILFLFILVGSRQPNLWNGWDKWIGGVGCGLSVPAVFVAILFFAVAANFLFCRYYICREPEKSGTAPSLVGWKSVNTNCPWADIFMLGGAVSGIVCGVPSTYYATVVTALKTDKGGPFLHSLYGALYGTLLTSLGPGTTVAQFALPIVLKAGHTFALPFATSLNNSFLLPTSSPANTIVSGWGNVRPYLFLIGGIVPSIVTFLAVFGTTCILQSSVLKK; via the exons ATGGC ggAAGACTATAAACCAGGAACCGTTCCACTAGAAGAGCAAGATAATCGAAAGTTATTCTGCAAATATCACTACAAAGGCGTGCTAGTGATACTAATACCCCTAGTACTTGCTCCCATGTTTCTGGCCCAACCGATTCTG GTTTTTCGGTTTCTGTATTTGACCTTCTGCTTCTATttgtattacattttaaatgtaattGCAAGAGGAGCATCtgcatttatatatattaccCTAATACCAATATGTGGAATCGAATCTTCAAAGCCACTCAGTATTACCTATTATGGCGATCTAATATTTCTAGTATACGCTTGCGTCATTATGGGCTGTGCGATGGATACTTCTAAGGTTAGCGATCGCCTTGCCATAGATATGCTAAAACTTTGCTCTGGCAGTATAAAAAG gaTACAGATATTTTTAACAATCTTTGTGTTGTTCACTTCCGCTATGGTAAATCCCACATTGGCCGCAGCCTTTGGGATGAAAGTGGCTCAAGCTGCGTTGGTGGAATTGGATaaa GGAGGAGTTATCAAACTCTATTCCGAAGAAAAACCGTATGAAGTTGGagc CAAACCCTATCCTACACTCCCTGCCGTTGGGGTGTTTTTATCATGCGGCTATGCTGCCGCATTGGGTGGTATGATGTCGCCTTTCGTGAATCCCAATGGTGTCACTGCAGACAACTATAAAGg GCTGGATATTATCGGTTTGGTGATGATTACAGCGGGGCCTGCATTAATAGGAGTGATAGCTATGATCGTCTGGATCCAATGTATCTTCTTCGGAATGCTGGGCGGTAAAGTGAAGGCGGAACTTCAGGAGGGGTCTGCCAACAGGCCGGCCTTCAACCAGGCACTTGTCGAGAAAAAAGCTGCTCTCGGAAGCTGGAATTCACATGCCAAACTTACCTATGGCCTCATCCTGTTCTTGTTTATTCTGGTGGGCAGTCGTCAACCGAATTTATGGAATGGCTGGGATAAATGGATAGGAGGCGTCGGATGTGGCCTCTCCGTACCAGCTGTATTTGTTGcaattcttttctttgcagTCGCAGCGAATTTTCTATTTTGCCGATATTATATCTGCCGGGAGCCAGAGAAATCGGGAACTGCACCGTCGCTGGTCGGCTGGAAGTCGGTGAACACTAACTGCCCCTGGGCGGACATCTTCATGCTGGGGGGCGCGGTGAGTGGCATCGTCTGTGGTGTCCCCAGCACATACTATGCCACCGTGGTCACAGCCTTAAAGACAGACAAAGGAGGTCCTTTTCTGCACTCTCTCTATGGCGCCTTGTACGGAACCTTGCTGACGAGTCTAGGCCCGGGAACGACTGTTGCTCAATTTGCCCTTCCAATTGTCCTTAAAGCA GGCCATACATTCGCGCTACCATTTGCCACCTCGTTGaacaattcttttttattgcCAACGAGTTCGCCAGCAAATACGATTGTTAGTGGTTGGGGAAACGTCAGACCCTACCTATTT ctCATTGGTGGAATAGTTCCAAGCATTGTTACATTTTTGGCGGTTTTTGGCACGACCTGTATCCTTCAGTCGTCTGTtctaaagaaataa